A stretch of the Candidatus Jettenia sp. AMX2 genome encodes the following:
- the dnaK gene encoding molecular chaperone DnaK: MAKIIGIDLGTSNSAAAALIGGKPTIIPSAEGATLGGKAFPSYVAFTKDGQKLVGEPARRQAVSNPEGTISAIKRKMGTDYKVAVHGKTFTPQQISAFILQKIKQDAEAFLGERVEKAVITVPAYFNDNQRQATKDAGTIAGLDVVRIINEPTAAALAYGLDKVEKSQKILVFDLGGGTLDCTVMDFGQGVFEVISTSGDTQLGGTDMDNAIVEFLADEFKKEYGIDLRNDKMAMQRLREAAEKAKIELSTTLTTDINLPFLTADATGPKHFTYNLTKAKLEQLVSSIVNRCGHSVEQALKDAKLTPNEIDRIILVGGPTRMPIVQKFVEDYLGKKIERGLDPMECVAMGAAIQGGVLAGEVKDLVLLDVTPLSLGIETLGGVFTHLIERNTTIPTKKSQVFTTAEDNQTSVEIHILQGERAMARDNVTLGRFHLSGIPPAPRGVPQVEVSFDIDANGILNVHAKDLGTGNEQKITITATTKLSQEEIDRMVKQAQEYGDQDKRIKEKAELKNKADNLAYGAEKTLKDMGDKVDAAQKQKIETAIRELRESIKSDNEQEIQQKMDALTAALHEVSSKMYQGAAKEGAGEEQQPPGGKGEKKEGKKGGKGGEEDIIEADYEVKE; encoded by the coding sequence ATGGCAAAGATTATTGGTATAGACTTGGGGACAAGCAATTCTGCAGCAGCAGCTTTGATAGGTGGTAAACCTACGATAATCCCAAGCGCTGAAGGCGCAACCCTTGGTGGTAAAGCATTTCCTTCTTATGTTGCGTTCACCAAGGATGGTCAAAAACTCGTGGGTGAGCCTGCAAGAAGACAGGCGGTTAGCAATCCGGAAGGGACTATTTCGGCGATTAAGCGAAAGATGGGAACAGACTACAAGGTCGCGGTGCATGGCAAGACGTTTACTCCACAGCAAATATCCGCATTTATTTTGCAGAAAATAAAACAGGATGCCGAGGCATTTCTTGGCGAGCGGGTGGAGAAGGCGGTAATTACTGTGCCTGCATATTTTAATGATAATCAGCGGCAGGCTACGAAAGATGCCGGAACGATTGCCGGCCTGGACGTTGTCCGTATTATTAATGAACCAACGGCTGCTGCATTGGCCTATGGACTGGACAAGGTTGAGAAATCCCAGAAAATTCTTGTATTTGACCTTGGTGGTGGGACGCTTGATTGTACGGTTATGGATTTCGGACAAGGTGTTTTTGAGGTTATCTCAACGAGCGGCGATACCCAGTTGGGCGGTACGGATATGGATAACGCTATCGTTGAATTTCTGGCGGATGAGTTTAAGAAGGAGTATGGTATCGATCTCAGAAATGATAAGATGGCTATGCAGAGGCTGAGGGAGGCTGCCGAGAAGGCGAAAATCGAACTCTCAACAACACTGACAACAGACATTAATCTTCCGTTTCTTACTGCCGATGCAACCGGGCCAAAACACTTCACCTATAACCTGACGAAAGCAAAGCTGGAACAATTGGTATCTTCTATTGTTAACCGGTGCGGTCACTCTGTTGAACAGGCCCTGAAAGATGCGAAATTGACACCAAATGAAATCGACCGGATTATCCTTGTCGGTGGTCCTACCCGTATGCCAATCGTACAAAAGTTTGTCGAGGATTATTTAGGCAAAAAAATTGAACGGGGACTTGATCCAATGGAATGTGTTGCTATGGGGGCTGCCATACAGGGTGGCGTCCTGGCCGGTGAAGTCAAGGACCTCGTCCTTCTCGATGTCACTCCACTTTCTCTTGGTATAGAAACACTCGGTGGCGTTTTTACCCATTTGATTGAACGGAATACAACAATCCCTACGAAGAAGAGCCAGGTTTTTACAACCGCAGAGGATAATCAGACAAGTGTAGAGATCCATATTCTGCAGGGTGAGAGGGCAATGGCCAGGGACAACGTTACTCTGGGAAGGTTCCATCTTAGCGGTATTCCGCCTGCCCCGAGGGGTGTGCCCCAAGTTGAGGTGTCTTTTGATATCGATGCGAATGGTATCCTGAACGTTCATGCAAAGGATCTCGGTACCGGGAATGAGCAAAAAATTACTATTACGGCCACAACGAAATTAAGTCAGGAAGAAATTGACCGTATGGTTAAACAGGCCCAGGAATATGGGGATCAGGATAAGCGGATAAAAGAAAAGGCGGAGTTGAAAAACAAGGCGGACAATCTGGCCTATGGAGCAGAAAAGACCTTAAAAGATATGGGAGACAAGGTAGATGCCGCACAAAAACAAAAAATTGAAACTGCTATCAGAGAACTCAGGGAATCGATAAAATCTGATAATGAGCAGGAGATTCAACAGAAGATGGATGCACTGACAGCCGCTCTCCATGAGGTGAGTTCAAAGATGTATCAAGGTGCTGCCAAAGAAGGGGCCGGCGAAGAACAACAACCGCCCGGCGGCAAAGGAGAGAAAAAGGAAGGGAAAAAAGGCGGAAAAGGTGGGGAAGAGGATATCATTGAAGCTGATTACGAAGTAAAAGAATGA
- a CDS encoding cyclase family protein, with amino-acid sequence MDWIDVSVTIHSGMVSWPGDPDVCVRRVSDMETGDMVNLTRLDMSVHSGTHVDAPLHFLRKGKGITDMPLGAMIGEARVIEITDPESIKTDLLLPYAIEKDDRILFKTKNSQRDWTQEPFIEDFVYITTEAGRYLVECGIQTVGIDYLSVAGYKKNEVELHRLLLGADIWIIEGLNLSHVKAGRYELICLPIRIADSDGAPARVLLRPMA; translated from the coding sequence ATGGATTGGATTGATGTATCGGTTACGATACATAGTGGTATGGTTTCCTGGCCTGGTGATCCTGACGTGTGCGTCAGACGTGTCTCCGATATGGAAACAGGGGATATGGTGAATTTAACCAGACTGGATATGAGTGTACATAGCGGTACACACGTTGATGCGCCTCTGCATTTCCTCAGAAAAGGCAAAGGAATTACGGATATGCCGCTGGGGGCTATGATAGGAGAAGCACGGGTAATAGAGATAACGGATCCGGAATCCATTAAGACCGACTTGCTCTTGCCGTATGCCATTGAGAAGGATGACCGGATTCTTTTTAAAACAAAAAATTCACAACGCGATTGGACTCAAGAGCCTTTCATTGAGGATTTTGTTTATATCACTACAGAAGCAGGACGTTATCTGGTTGAATGCGGTATCCAGACTGTTGGCATCGATTATCTTTCGGTGGCAGGCTACAAGAAAAATGAGGTTGAGCTTCACCGCCTGCTTCTTGGCGCGGATATCTGGATTATCGAAGGTTTGAATTTATCACACGTGAAAGCAGGGCGTTATGAACTGATCTGCCTGCCGATCAGGATTGCTGACAGTGACGGTGCACCCGCACGGGTGCTGTTGCGGCCGATGGCGTAA
- the cbiB gene encoding adenosylcobinamide-phosphate synthase CbiB — protein MAELAYSGVIQITAAYFLDLIVGDPQWNYHPVRLIGRCIYGMEFILRRFRIPERIAGILLAVIIVACTYFVVSVLMTIANRWGSLYGLIAGTFIIYFTISIRSLAGEAKKVMMFLEKGDLIGARKALSQIVGRDTASLNEEQVIRACVETVAENSVDGILSPLFYAFLGGPAGAMAYKAVNTLDSMVGHKDEKYLWLGWASARLDDAANYIPARISAILIPAASFLCGCSFRMSLRIAIRDGRKHQSPNSGIPEAAIAGSMGVQLGGQSTYQGEVIQKPFLGENKNQLSVKSIRTVITILYVTSAFMLVSGIGITTYLKYFPGILQNH, from the coding sequence ATGGCTGAACTTGCATATAGCGGTGTGATCCAAATAACTGCAGCGTATTTCCTGGACCTTATCGTTGGCGATCCTCAATGGAACTATCATCCGGTAAGGTTAATCGGGAGGTGCATATATGGTATGGAATTTATCCTGCGCAGATTTCGTATACCGGAACGTATAGCCGGCATACTTCTGGCTGTAATTATTGTGGCTTGTACGTATTTCGTTGTTTCTGTTCTCATGACGATTGCAAACCGTTGGGGCTCTTTATACGGGTTAATTGCCGGGACTTTTATCATTTATTTTACGATTTCCATCAGAAGCCTGGCCGGTGAAGCAAAAAAGGTAATGATGTTTCTTGAGAAGGGTGATTTAATCGGTGCGCGAAAAGCATTATCACAAATCGTCGGGCGTGATACCGCATCTCTGAACGAGGAACAGGTAATACGGGCCTGTGTGGAAACAGTCGCAGAAAATAGTGTAGACGGTATTTTATCACCCTTATTCTATGCTTTTCTCGGGGGACCTGCCGGGGCGATGGCATATAAGGCTGTGAATACGCTGGATTCTATGGTAGGGCACAAAGACGAAAAATATCTTTGGCTCGGATGGGCATCGGCAAGACTCGATGATGCAGCCAATTATATTCCGGCAAGGATTTCTGCCATATTGATCCCTGCCGCTTCCTTTTTGTGTGGTTGTAGTTTCCGGATGTCGCTGAGAATTGCCATTCGTGATGGCCGTAAGCACCAAAGCCCAAACAGTGGTATTCCGGAGGCTGCCATTGCCGGGTCCATGGGAGTACAATTAGGTGGACAAAGTACGTATCAGGGTGAGGTTATTCAAAAACCTTTTTTGGGTGAAAACAAGAATCAATTGTCAGTGAAATCAATTCGCACGGTTATAACAATACTCTATGTTACCTCGGCTTTTATGCTGGTCTCCGGAATTGGGATCACCACATACCTGAAATACTTTCCTGGGATACTACAGAATCACTAA
- a CDS encoding adenylate/guanylate cyclase domain-containing protein, translating into MMLHLRRAILLGLFTGLLGIMIGFFPFVSGLEEKADLDLLFRLRGPRQVPPDVVIVSIDKHSAQKLNITGDLKEWPRSLHASLIESLTNLGAGVIAFDLLFHEPATSEDDDAFARAISKTSNVILCESLRKETIPLPDKRGPPAGDIHMVKLVQPIPLFTQSALATAPFPLPKVPVRVSQYWTFKTSAGERPTFPVVAFYIFALPQYNKFIQLLEKHDPSVAGRLPSDMNEVIHSKSMIRVIEVIRDIFRKNPWIAKKMLKELEALPSISADAREKQILRSLIRINHYQDCRYLNFYGPPGTIPTISYYQVLQFADKLKIEQKPAYFSNKVVFIGSSGDLYSFQRDSFYTVFSQPDGLDLSGVEIAATAFANTLEDMPVLPLYGYSYLGTIFFWGFTVGIICYLFSTGISAAGVTGINGVYLLFALYQFEKAGVWYPLTIPLFIQSPLAFFTAIIGRYVEVSKERKNIKMAFRHYIPDDVVDQLSKNLAGLRTHNQLVYGTCLSTDAEQYTSLSETLDPKELRSFINTYYEAIFESIKRHGGLVANVIGDSALALWVMTHPDEERRVQACLSALDIQWGIRRFNQSSPFMQLPTRIGLHSGHMLLGNIGAADHYEYRPIGDIVNTATRIEGLNKYLGTRILVSEEVITNVDDFLTREIGKFLLAGKSRPLAIFELLCLKEESNQRQRDLCLWYAEALDAFKRQLWYESMEKFYKIIRIYGDDGPSVFYTKLCKKYRNKQYGESWNGVICMRKK; encoded by the coding sequence ATGATGCTCCATTTACGCAGGGCAATACTCTTAGGGTTATTTACTGGTCTGTTAGGAATAATGATCGGTTTTTTCCCTTTCGTGAGCGGTCTTGAAGAAAAAGCAGATCTTGATTTGTTATTTAGGTTGAGAGGTCCCCGTCAGGTGCCGCCGGATGTCGTTATTGTCAGCATAGATAAACATTCCGCCCAAAAACTCAATATCACCGGCGACCTTAAGGAATGGCCCCGGTCTCTTCATGCTTCACTTATTGAAAGTCTGACCAATTTAGGCGCTGGAGTTATTGCGTTTGACCTTCTTTTTCACGAACCTGCCACATCAGAGGATGACGATGCATTTGCCAGGGCAATCAGCAAGACGTCCAATGTTATACTCTGTGAATCACTGAGAAAGGAAACAATTCCTTTGCCTGACAAAAGGGGTCCTCCCGCCGGGGATATTCATATGGTGAAACTGGTACAACCAATTCCTCTCTTTACACAATCGGCTCTGGCAACAGCGCCGTTTCCCCTGCCTAAAGTTCCTGTCCGAGTAAGTCAGTATTGGACGTTTAAAACATCTGCCGGAGAGAGGCCGACCTTTCCGGTTGTTGCCTTCTATATCTTTGCATTACCGCAGTACAATAAATTCATACAGTTGCTGGAAAAGCATGATCCTTCGGTAGCCGGTAGATTACCCAGCGACATGAATGAAGTAATTCATTCAAAATCTATGATAAGGGTTATTGAGGTAATCCGGGATATTTTCAGAAAAAACCCCTGGATTGCAAAGAAAATGCTAAAAGAGCTTGAAGCGTTACCGTCAATATCTGCGGATGCCAGAGAAAAACAGATTCTCAGGTCGTTGATACGGATTAACCACTACCAGGACTGCCGGTATTTGAATTTTTACGGACCTCCTGGCACCATTCCTACGATTTCCTATTATCAGGTATTGCAATTTGCGGATAAATTGAAAATTGAACAAAAGCCGGCCTATTTTAGTAACAAGGTTGTATTTATCGGGTCTTCCGGAGATTTATACTCTTTCCAGAGGGATAGCTTTTATACGGTTTTTTCACAGCCGGACGGATTGGACCTCAGTGGAGTTGAAATTGCCGCAACTGCATTTGCAAACACCCTCGAGGATATGCCAGTGCTTCCTCTTTACGGGTATTCCTACTTGGGGACTATCTTTTTCTGGGGTTTTACCGTAGGCATTATTTGTTATCTCTTCTCTACGGGTATTTCAGCAGCCGGTGTTACGGGAATAAACGGTGTGTATTTGCTCTTTGCACTGTATCAGTTTGAGAAGGCAGGTGTATGGTATCCGCTGACTATCCCTCTTTTTATACAATCACCTCTTGCTTTTTTTACCGCTATAATAGGAAGATATGTTGAGGTAAGCAAAGAACGGAAAAATATCAAAATGGCTTTCAGACATTACATACCGGATGATGTTGTTGACCAGTTGTCAAAAAACCTTGCAGGGTTAAGAACACACAATCAGTTAGTTTACGGAACATGTTTATCAACAGACGCTGAACAATATACCTCCCTGTCTGAGACCCTTGATCCGAAAGAGCTGAGAAGTTTTATCAATACATACTATGAAGCTATCTTTGAATCGATAAAACGGCATGGCGGGCTGGTGGCAAATGTAATTGGCGATTCTGCGCTTGCGCTATGGGTCATGACACATCCGGATGAAGAACGCAGGGTACAGGCGTGCCTTTCGGCTCTCGATATACAATGGGGAATCAGGCGGTTCAATCAATCTTCCCCTTTTATGCAGCTTCCTACCCGTATCGGATTACATTCCGGACATATGCTGCTTGGAAATATTGGCGCTGCAGATCATTACGAGTACCGTCCGATAGGCGATATAGTCAATACGGCAACAAGGATAGAGGGATTGAATAAATACCTCGGCACCAGAATCCTGGTTTCTGAAGAAGTGATTACCAATGTTGATGATTTTCTGACAAGGGAGATCGGGAAATTTCTCCTGGCAGGGAAATCAAGACCTCTTGCAATCTTCGAATTATTGTGTCTGAAAGAAGAATCCAATCAACGGCAGAGGGATCTTTGTTTATGGTATGCTGAAGCGCTCGATGCATTTAAAAGGCAGTTGTGGTATGAGTCGATGGAAAAATTTTATAAAATCATCAGAATATACGGAGATGACGGACCTTCAGTATTTTATACAAAATTGTGCAAAAAATACAGAAACAAACAGTATGGAGAATCGTGGAACGGGGTGATTTGCATGCGGAAGAAATAG
- a CDS encoding demethoxyubiquinone hydroxylase family protein — protein sequence MVIDHNRYDIKIICPQMREEDFRLRREPMPRARRRAIIKALRVFHNLETMAVTIYRFQITKEASELNRQLITAMCNEMTHHQDFQVKLYEYGARPSVMRMGYWIIGFCFGFLSRLLGKRQILRTGIWVETKAVHHYAKLLEDVEWDADVRQMIEKDQNDEDGHINRWKTLLESGNY from the coding sequence ATGGTAATTGATCACAACAGGTATGATATCAAAATCATTTGCCCTCAGATGCGTGAAGAGGATTTCAGGCTGCGCAGGGAGCCGATGCCCCGGGCGCGGCGGCGTGCTATTATTAAAGCGCTGCGTGTATTCCACAATCTTGAAACCATGGCAGTTACTATTTACCGGTTTCAGATTACCAAAGAAGCATCGGAGTTAAACCGTCAGTTGATTACGGCAATGTGCAACGAAATGACGCACCATCAGGACTTTCAGGTAAAACTCTATGAATACGGAGCACGGCCGAGCGTCATGCGTATGGGGTATTGGATTATCGGCTTCTGTTTCGGCTTCCTGAGCCGGCTTCTTGGCAAACGGCAGATTCTGCGGACGGGCATCTGGGTTGAGACAAAAGCGGTTCACCATTACGCAAAATTACTCGAAGATGTTGAGTGGGACGCAGATGTGCGCCAAATGATCGAGAAGGATCAAAACGACGAAGACGGTCACATAAACCGCTGGAAAACACTGCTTGAGAGCGGTAACTATTAA
- a CDS encoding energy-coupling factor transporter transmembrane component T produces the protein MDFTSGIIENLDPRTKMLSFFSILFCLVLTPIPRLKDFGLYFLLIVLIVSLSKVTSHQIFRKVFVFFPFVFFIATVFLFLKEGDISWSVKIGYWKLSVTYEGVWMFLNIIIKSGLSILLLGIASLTTAFSDFLKGLEMLRVPRVIVMSMLFLYRSGMILFNDAKRLMQGGPLRCFDSGYKAPFQIIGYMIVALFIKICERTERMSSVAAVQGGCNREIVSTQRFRLSYVDVLFILGIIVLLLLIVSGVIHKIGYLKKEGTHLWMAL, from the coding sequence ATGGATTTTACCTCTGGTATTATAGAAAATCTTGATCCAAGAACAAAGATGCTCTCTTTCTTTTCGATTCTCTTTTGTCTGGTATTGACACCCATTCCCCGGCTCAAAGACTTCGGGTTGTATTTCCTGTTAATCGTGTTAATAGTATCCTTATCGAAAGTTACCTCTCATCAGATATTCAGAAAAGTATTTGTTTTTTTCCCTTTTGTTTTTTTTATCGCAACGGTCTTCCTTTTTTTAAAAGAAGGAGACATTTCCTGGTCTGTAAAGATAGGGTATTGGAAGTTATCCGTTACCTATGAGGGTGTCTGGATGTTTCTGAATATTATCATTAAATCGGGCTTGTCAATATTGCTTCTTGGCATTGCTTCTTTAACAACAGCTTTTTCCGATTTCCTGAAGGGATTAGAAATGCTTCGTGTACCACGTGTGATAGTAATGTCAATGTTATTTCTGTATCGTTCTGGTATGATACTTTTCAACGACGCAAAAAGATTGATGCAGGGCGGGCCTCTTCGCTGTTTTGATTCCGGATATAAGGCGCCATTTCAAATAATAGGATATATGATTGTAGCGTTATTCATAAAAATATGTGAAAGGACTGAAAGAATGAGCAGTGTGGCGGCTGTTCAGGGAGGTTGCAATAGGGAAATAGTGAGTACGCAACGCTTCCGGTTATCGTATGTGGATGTACTGTTTATTCTGGGAATAATTGTGTTATTACTCCTTATTGTATCAGGTGTAATACATAAAATAGGCTATCTTAAGAAAGAGGGTACCCATCTATGGATGGCCTTATAA
- a CDS encoding cobyrinate a,c-diamide synthase, with the protein MKNTPVTFPRIVIAGTHSGVGKTSVTLGFMSALIEKGYTVQGFKVGPDYIDPSHHTAVTGRFSRNLDTWLMKEDVCLELFDHAMTDADMAVIEGVMGLYDGCLDGSESGSTAHLARILNAPVILVMDAKGMSRSAGALVMGYMNFDKEVKISGIILNRVKSDRHYNAIRKSVEENCRVPVLGYLPFHEEIILPERHLGLVPSAEQEFSKSVYKIIGNLLSATVDIDKVISIAQSSNSLPTFEKTLFTGMKERFHFRIAVASDEAFNFYYQDNLDLLEAYGVELTYFSPLYDKFVPADINAIYIGGGFPELYAGMLASNTTMKESLRKAYNRGVVIYGECGGMMYLLEHLTDHKKKTHEMCGILKGTTRMEEKRQGLGYITVEAVQDTIFCKKGKRFRAHEFHWSSRYVPEGTPYAYLVSKCDEKEARPDGISDGRALGSYAHIHFATDPDLVKHFLQTIGKK; encoded by the coding sequence GTGAAAAATACTCCAGTAACATTTCCCCGCATAGTGATTGCCGGCACACACAGCGGTGTTGGCAAAACATCTGTTACCCTTGGTTTCATGTCTGCCCTGATAGAAAAGGGATATACGGTTCAGGGCTTTAAAGTAGGACCTGACTATATAGACCCTTCCCATCATACGGCTGTTACAGGGCGTTTTTCCCGTAATCTGGATACATGGCTCATGAAGGAGGATGTATGTCTTGAATTATTTGACCATGCAATGACAGATGCAGACATGGCAGTGATTGAAGGGGTGATGGGGCTCTATGACGGCTGCCTGGACGGCTCGGAATCCGGCAGTACTGCACATCTTGCCAGGATTCTGAATGCTCCGGTAATTCTGGTAATGGATGCAAAGGGGATGTCCCGCAGTGCAGGTGCACTGGTAATGGGATATATGAATTTTGATAAAGAGGTGAAGATTTCAGGGATAATCCTGAACAGGGTGAAAAGCGACCGCCACTACAACGCCATCAGGAAATCTGTTGAGGAAAATTGCAGGGTTCCTGTGTTAGGATACCTGCCTTTTCATGAAGAAATCATATTGCCCGAACGCCATTTGGGTTTGGTACCTTCAGCGGAGCAGGAGTTCTCAAAATCAGTATACAAAATAATTGGCAATTTGTTGTCAGCCACAGTCGATATTGACAAGGTGATAAGTATCGCACAGTCCTCAAACAGTCTCCCCACATTTGAAAAAACACTATTTACCGGTATGAAAGAACGCTTTCATTTCAGGATTGCTGTTGCTTCAGATGAGGCATTTAATTTTTATTATCAGGATAATCTTGATCTCCTGGAAGCATATGGGGTAGAACTTACATACTTTAGCCCTCTGTATGATAAATTTGTGCCTGCTGATATTAATGCGATTTACATAGGCGGGGGGTTCCCGGAACTCTATGCAGGTATGCTCGCTTCGAACACGACCATGAAGGAGTCTCTGCGGAAGGCTTACAACAGAGGGGTTGTTATCTATGGGGAGTGCGGGGGGATGATGTATCTGCTTGAACATTTAACAGATCATAAAAAGAAGACGCACGAAATGTGCGGGATACTCAAAGGGACAACAAGAATGGAGGAGAAGAGGCAGGGGCTGGGTTACATTACTGTTGAAGCAGTGCAGGATACTATTTTCTGTAAAAAAGGAAAGAGGTTCAGAGCGCATGAATTCCATTGGTCATCACGGTATGTGCCTGAGGGAACACCTTACGCATATTTGGTTTCTAAGTGTGATGAAAAAGAAGCACGGCCGGACGGCATCTCAGATGGTCGTGCATTAGGCTCATACGCCCATATACATTTTGCGACCGATCCGGACCTGGTAAAACATTTTTTACAAACAATAGGAAAAAAGTGA